A stretch of the Filimonas lacunae genome encodes the following:
- a CDS encoding CHAT domain-containing protein, with protein sequence MHYGWRTIIVVLTAVASCCFTIQARADSLSLPPALQQKLQQLQQQDLLEEWINAQLDYVDENPAQRLTLLMHLPQKAWRNYHTYRERLTWFDMLALQGYYQLQTGNILSSISAYENALHFYESYPLPDAQVIEYVLKPLGNNYTRLADYGLALHIHRKTLALAQKMGDRIQVASVLGNMAVCARWQGDSVMAVAYCREAMAQAGKGTAIAGLLLNTYADILTEQQQYDSAAWYCKRALDILQLHKGDEQHVYWYGSALQQMATIALYSKQPARAQAYVQQAIALYQQYYPASRQREKAKLQVLAGNVYLQTGHADAAMACFTQSLSLLLPGWQSHLQQPPAGDRLYGENTIGDALEGGAKSLQALGKKEDALQWFMVSLQAQHILRQEFFYTASKLREIAVTRSRADAAVALAYSLWEATGNRVYANQLLQITELSKAQVLLEERLSRKAGTSLLATGDSVQRKQRQLQQAITYYRHELLASGNNANMQKLLEQTEYQLALLQKEHRETIQQTDALQQQLPVTTLLAAIPQNVVALVFYEGANQHYLIEATTTGIGAIHRVSNQVLLSDSIVQFMQHWFARGPGAMFNAPETFYHHCAFIYQAVFANYTWKKGLRYLLVADGAFNYLPFDALVTADRFSNNYSQWPYLYKQAVISKAYSLQTWYSQQNMVYHQGGLSGFFVGINQQQSRVMLDNRKEYDMLSNEVKGRYFLDSLATYPTFVNEIAKAAVLHVSMHTSAQPEPMLQLYDAPFFLSDLQFTRFNPAIVVLSACGTAEGVLLKGEGVNSLERGFIAAGAGGVLGSLWNVNDNTAVELSALFYKQLARQPDAAMALYAARKEWLLLHNDNAVLQLPYYWATFEYSGHLQPVRLQSAWLWYYVLACVAVVTGVLSATGYVFYKKRKAMSV encoded by the coding sequence ATGCATTATGGTTGGCGTACAATAATAGTTGTTTTAACAGCGGTAGCCAGCTGTTGCTTTACTATACAGGCCCGAGCCGATTCTCTTAGCCTGCCACCTGCTTTACAACAGAAATTACAGCAACTTCAACAACAGGATTTGCTGGAAGAGTGGATAAATGCGCAACTGGATTATGTAGATGAAAATCCTGCACAGCGATTAACGCTATTAATGCACCTTCCGCAAAAAGCATGGCGCAATTACCACACGTATCGCGAAAGGCTTACCTGGTTTGATATGTTGGCCCTGCAAGGTTATTACCAGCTACAAACCGGAAATATACTGAGTTCCATTTCGGCTTATGAAAATGCCTTGCATTTTTACGAAAGCTATCCACTGCCCGATGCTCAGGTTATAGAATACGTATTAAAGCCCCTTGGCAATAATTACACGCGGCTGGCCGATTATGGGCTGGCTTTACATATCCATCGTAAAACATTGGCACTGGCGCAGAAAATGGGCGACCGGATACAGGTGGCTTCTGTGCTGGGTAATATGGCAGTATGCGCCCGGTGGCAAGGCGATTCTGTAATGGCAGTTGCCTATTGCAGGGAAGCTATGGCCCAGGCAGGTAAAGGAACGGCTATTGCCGGTTTACTATTGAATACTTACGCCGATATCCTCACCGAGCAACAGCAATATGACAGCGCTGCCTGGTATTGCAAACGGGCATTGGACATTTTGCAGTTGCATAAAGGGGATGAACAGCACGTATATTGGTATGGAAGCGCTTTACAGCAAATGGCCACCATTGCTTTATACAGTAAACAGCCTGCCCGGGCGCAGGCATATGTGCAGCAGGCCATTGCTTTATATCAGCAATACTATCCTGCTTCCCGCCAGCGCGAAAAAGCCAAGCTACAGGTGCTGGCCGGAAATGTATACCTGCAAACAGGCCATGCAGATGCTGCAATGGCCTGCTTTACGCAGTCTTTATCGTTACTGCTGCCGGGGTGGCAATCCCATTTGCAGCAACCTCCGGCAGGCGATCGTTTATATGGAGAAAATACTATTGGTGATGCTTTGGAAGGAGGAGCCAAAAGTTTGCAGGCTTTAGGTAAGAAAGAGGATGCCTTGCAATGGTTTATGGTATCGCTACAAGCGCAACACATTTTAAGGCAGGAGTTTTTTTATACAGCATCCAAGTTAAGAGAGATAGCGGTAACCCGCTCCAGGGCCGATGCGGCGGTAGCACTGGCCTACTCGTTATGGGAAGCTACCGGCAACCGTGTATATGCTAACCAGTTGCTACAGATAACAGAATTGTCAAAAGCGCAGGTATTGCTGGAAGAAAGGTTAAGCCGTAAAGCTGGCACATCCTTATTGGCAACAGGCGATTCTGTACAGCGTAAACAGCGGCAGTTGCAACAAGCCATTACGTATTACCGGCATGAATTATTAGCATCCGGCAATAACGCAAACATGCAAAAGCTGCTGGAGCAAACGGAATACCAGCTTGCATTATTACAAAAAGAACATCGCGAAACTATACAACAAACAGATGCGTTGCAACAACAGTTGCCGGTAACCACCTTGCTGGCTGCTATTCCCCAAAATGTGGTTGCGCTTGTTTTTTATGAAGGAGCCAACCAGCATTATTTGATAGAAGCCACTACAACAGGTATAGGAGCAATACATAGGGTAAGCAACCAGGTATTGCTAAGCGATTCTATTGTACAGTTTATGCAGCATTGGTTTGCCCGCGGCCCTGGGGCCATGTTCAACGCGCCTGAAACATTTTATCATCATTGCGCATTTATATATCAGGCGGTATTTGCTAACTACACCTGGAAAAAAGGCCTGCGTTACCTGCTTGTGGCGGATGGCGCGTTTAATTACCTGCCTTTTGATGCGCTGGTAACTGCTGACAGGTTTAGTAACAATTACAGCCAGTGGCCTTATTTGTACAAACAGGCAGTTATTTCCAAAGCCTATTCGCTGCAAACATGGTACTCCCAGCAAAACATGGTATATCACCAAGGAGGGCTTAGTGGTTTTTTTGTAGGCATCAATCAGCAACAAAGCCGGGTGATGCTGGATAACCGAAAGGAGTATGATATGCTGAGCAATGAAGTTAAAGGCCGGTATTTTCTCGACTCACTGGCAACTTACCCCACATTTGTAAACGAGATAGCAAAGGCGGCTGTATTGCATGTGAGCATGCATACTTCTGCACAGCCAGAACCGATGTTGCAATTGTACGACGCGCCTTTTTTTCTTTCCGATTTGCAATTTACCCGGTTTAATCCTGCCATAGTGGTGTTAAGTGCCTGTGGCACTGCAGAAGGTGTTTTGCTCAAAGGTGAAGGCGTCAACAGCCTGGAAAGAGGTTTTATAGCAGCAGGTGCCGGTGGCGTGCTGGGTAGTTTGTGGAATGTGAACGACAACACTGCTGTGGAGTTATCGGCCTTGTTTTATAAACAACTGGCCCGGCAACCCGATGCAGCAATGGCGCTGTATGCCGCAAGAAAAGAGTGGCTGTTACTGCATAATGATAACGCTGTTTTGCAACTGCCTTACTACTGGGCCACTTTTGAATATAGCGGTCACCTGCAACCTGTGCGCCTGCAAAGTGCCTGGCTATGGTATTATGTGTTGGCTTGCGTAGCAGTTGTTACAGGTGTATTATCTGCAACAGGCTACGTGTTCTATAAAAAGCGAAAAGCAATGTCCGTTTAG
- a CDS encoding PKD domain-containing protein — translation MQRVTAQAPDTALAQIQAQTEDNRVKLQAVLRPLRQVAGAPEAFYSYFWELGDGSFSFAKEPQHVYKDTGTYNIRLFATNNYDDGKKPRSLPRPVKVKTKTILAANTPATFFSGEGALEMKANCMPLPGEDMVVVLGYRNKKTSTPVNGSVMLLYNEKQFAQSSFDMADARTYHQERKIGMDSLWAYAGWQPDNGKEKAGLFTASAPYYEKPVARTQLMQALKQEINTFQTQNVYRVEQVQQQEERFMFLQLNTLPEMIKDTNAVVTITGLFIPDDPALEMERFNLELPIVASHDPNKMMLKNSRMNYRVTGKSRDIVYKVRFQNTGKGPAKKVAVTVVVPGMLNTGTVELVESKPACRWCDSAYAGGSCIDTIIHKDSVQFVFSNIYLPGTLQDGVNDPDSTMGYIKYKLHFGKGMVKRSFVSSASIVFDKNEPIYTNRSTGRFKKGVSPGVILGYGFLPGDKPDIGNRNTTLGVTLSEYAPYKRYWQWELFVQRQSSYEHFIARRDGGDTLIDNRDYKLIYRERYNKVRVATIEVVPLSLRYNFNSWLGAGTGVLVSATLHKTTRQMYRAVIDPATQGAPALADKEETSTTNSFDTWRGALFADVQVGRVRVGPSIGFRFLQYTNPAYQVLMAYASWKF, via the coding sequence ATGCAACGTGTAACCGCCCAGGCGCCGGATACGGCTCTGGCACAAATTCAGGCCCAGACAGAAGATAACCGTGTAAAGCTACAGGCTGTATTGCGGCCGCTACGGCAGGTGGCAGGTGCGCCGGAAGCTTTTTACAGCTACTTTTGGGAGTTGGGCGATGGTAGCTTTAGTTTTGCGAAAGAGCCGCAGCACGTATATAAAGATACCGGCACTTACAACATACGTTTATTTGCTACCAATAATTACGATGATGGTAAAAAGCCCCGCAGCCTGCCACGCCCTGTAAAAGTGAAAACCAAAACCATACTGGCGGCTAACACACCTGCCACTTTTTTTAGCGGGGAGGGCGCATTGGAAATGAAAGCCAATTGTATGCCTTTGCCGGGAGAGGATATGGTTGTGGTATTAGGCTACAGAAATAAAAAAACATCCACTCCCGTTAATGGTTCTGTAATGCTGCTATACAACGAAAAGCAGTTTGCACAAAGCAGCTTTGATATGGCAGATGCACGCACTTACCACCAGGAGCGTAAAATAGGGATGGACTCCCTATGGGCCTATGCAGGCTGGCAGCCGGATAATGGAAAGGAGAAGGCTGGTTTGTTTACTGCGTCAGCACCCTATTATGAAAAGCCGGTGGCAAGAACACAATTAATGCAGGCGCTAAAGCAGGAGATCAATACCTTCCAAACACAAAACGTATACAGGGTAGAGCAGGTGCAGCAGCAGGAAGAGCGGTTTATGTTTTTACAGCTGAACACCTTGCCCGAAATGATAAAAGATACTAATGCTGTAGTAACGATCACAGGTTTGTTTATACCCGACGATCCTGCTCTGGAAATGGAAAGGTTTAACCTGGAGCTGCCTATTGTGGCTTCCCACGATCCTAACAAAATGATGCTGAAAAACAGCCGGATGAATTACCGCGTTACGGGTAAAAGCCGGGATATTGTATATAAAGTACGTTTTCAGAACACTGGTAAAGGTCCGGCTAAAAAAGTGGCTGTTACAGTAGTGGTGCCCGGTATGTTAAATACGGGAACTGTTGAGTTAGTGGAATCGAAGCCTGCCTGCCGCTGGTGCGACTCGGCTTATGCAGGTGGCAGCTGTATAGATACGATCATTCATAAAGACAGTGTGCAGTTTGTTTTCTCCAATATTTACCTGCCTGGTACTTTACAGGATGGAGTAAACGATCCGGATTCAACCATGGGTTATATTAAGTATAAACTTCATTTTGGAAAGGGAATGGTAAAGCGGTCATTTGTAAGCAGCGCTTCTATTGTGTTTGATAAAAATGAACCTATTTACACCAACCGGTCTACCGGTCGCTTTAAAAAAGGAGTATCTCCCGGTGTAATACTGGGGTATGGCTTTTTGCCTGGCGATAAACCGGATATTGGTAACAGGAATACAACGCTGGGTGTTACGTTGTCTGAATACGCTCCTTACAAGCGCTATTGGCAATGGGAGTTGTTTGTACAGCGTCAAAGTAGCTACGAGCATTTTATTGCCCGCAGGGATGGGGGCGATACGCTCATTGATAACCGCGATTACAAACTGATTTACCGCGAACGGTATAATAAGGTGCGGGTGGCCACTATAGAAGTGGTGCCTTTATCATTGCGCTATAACTTTAATTCCTGGCTGGGTGCCGGCACGGGTGTGCTGGTAAGCGCCACTTTGCATAAAACCACGCGCCAGATGTACAGAGCAGTAATTGATCCCGCTACCCAGGGCGCACCCGCACTGGCCGATAAAGAAGAAACCAGCACTACTAATTCCTTTGATACCTGGCGGGGGGCCTTGTTTGCCGATGTGCAGGTGGGGCGTGTACGCGTAGGGCCGTCTATCGGATTCCGTTTCCTGCAATACACCAATCCGGCTTACCAGGTATTGATGGCCTATGCCAGCTGGAAATTTTAA
- a CDS encoding RNA polymerase sigma factor → MKEIYTRYAHKVKYYILANSGDENDAADIFQEVLTDIYNQATHKQLQLTCPFEPFLLLLCKRKWLNELKKRGRNPVTKDSDDVFIGEDVFAQAEIMQQQEQRLQAFWACFEKLGSSCKDILKHSLQGSAQEEIAAQLKVSYGYLRKKKSECMAALTKMIYSHLSGKE, encoded by the coding sequence GTGAAGGAAATTTATACGCGCTACGCCCATAAGGTGAAGTATTATATATTGGCCAACAGCGGTGATGAAAATGACGCAGCAGATATTTTTCAGGAGGTGCTTACGGATATCTATAACCAGGCTACACATAAGCAGCTACAGCTTACCTGCCCTTTTGAACCATTCCTGCTATTATTATGTAAGCGCAAATGGCTGAATGAATTAAAAAAAAGAGGGCGTAACCCGGTAACAAAAGATAGTGATGATGTATTTATAGGAGAAGATGTATTTGCACAGGCAGAAATAATGCAGCAACAGGAACAAAGACTGCAGGCTTTTTGGGCATGCTTTGAAAAACTGGGCAGCTCGTGCAAAGACATTTTAAAGCACAGCCTGCAAGGTAGTGCGCAGGAAGAAATTGCCGCACAGCTAAAAGTGAGCTACGGCTACCTGCGTAAAAAGAAAAGCGAATGCATGGCGGCATTAACGAAAATGATTTATTCACACTTATCCGGAAAAGAATAA
- a CDS encoding tetratricopeptide repeat protein has translation MANTYTFEDIARYTSGDMSAEEQAAFEAALPQQPELQQKVALHREVEQTLQQQFAADPVKEQLQQTMQQLRAAHFTAPVSKAKVVFTRFRMGAITAAAAAVIAVMIWQPWQKDLYSSFAPTQMVANVERGDNTDSLLLQATTAFNKEDYATAVTLLHSVTQLQPQNSFAQFYYAVALTHINNMIAARPVFTQLYSGNSAFKYDAAFYMALSYIKEKNTKEAGIWLQKIPVDAVIYAKAQKLLQQL, from the coding sequence ATGGCAAACACATACACATTTGAAGATATTGCCCGCTATACATCCGGAGATATGTCTGCCGAAGAGCAGGCCGCTTTTGAAGCTGCCCTGCCACAACAACCCGAATTGCAACAAAAAGTGGCGTTACACAGGGAGGTGGAACAAACATTACAACAGCAATTTGCTGCCGACCCGGTGAAAGAGCAGCTGCAACAAACCATGCAGCAGTTAAGAGCTGCGCATTTTACAGCGCCTGTATCTAAAGCGAAAGTAGTATTTACCCGTTTTCGTATGGGTGCTATTACAGCAGCAGCGGCAGCTGTTATTGCGGTAATGATATGGCAACCCTGGCAAAAAGATTTGTATAGCAGCTTTGCCCCAACACAGATGGTGGCCAATGTAGAAAGAGGAGATAATACCGATAGTTTACTACTGCAAGCTACCACTGCTTTTAATAAGGAAGATTATGCAACAGCAGTTACATTATTGCACAGTGTAACACAACTGCAACCGCAAAACAGTTTTGCACAGTTTTATTATGCAGTAGCATTGACACATATCAACAATATGATAGCAGCCCGGCCGGTGTTCACTCAATTGTATAGTGGAAATTCAGCCTTTAAATATGATGCGGCGTTTTATATGGCACTGAGCTATATAAAAGAAAAGAATACGAAAGAAGCAGGTATATGGTTACAGAAAATTCCGGTAGACGCGGTTATTTATGCTAAAGCACAAAAGCTACTTCAACAATTGTAA
- a CDS encoding response regulator yields the protein MSKKQMACIIDDDQVYVFGVKKLIQFYDFCSDVLTFKNGEEALDYLDPRKACSDLLPEVIMVDINMPVMDGWEFLDNFVKMTPTLSRKITVYVVSSSLRQDDMEKAKNYSEVTDYIVKPVNFENLKQILSA from the coding sequence ATGAGTAAAAAACAGATGGCCTGCATTATCGATGATGACCAGGTGTATGTATTCGGCGTTAAAAAACTGATTCAGTTTTACGATTTCTGCAGCGATGTGCTAACCTTTAAAAACGGCGAAGAAGCATTGGATTACCTGGATCCCAGGAAAGCATGCAGCGATTTGCTTCCGGAGGTAATTATGGTAGACATTAATATGCCTGTAATGGATGGTTGGGAGTTTTTAGACAACTTTGTAAAAATGACACCCACTCTTAGCCGTAAGATCACTGTATACGTAGTAAGCTCTTCACTCAGGCAGGATGATATGGAAAAGGCAAAGAACTATTCAGAGGTAACAGACTATATAGTAAAGCCTGTGAACTTTGAAAACCTGAAACAAATTTTATCTGCTTAG